A stretch of the Sulfuriferula thiophila genome encodes the following:
- a CDS encoding PilN domain-containing protein — MRRLALDYQKTGASTSKTGVALLLLGIAVTIYMVLQFRSVESGLAAAEENAGHLEQQIKHGNDTPETTQPTLEQIKEAKQANEILVQLALPWGELFKALESSNNDKVALLAIQPNLAKRSVKINGEAKDFTSLLNYIAQLEKRKTLTDVVLLNHEINMQIPEKPVHFALTANWGLQP, encoded by the coding sequence ATGCGGCGACTTGCTCTCGATTATCAGAAGACCGGCGCCTCGACCAGTAAAACAGGGGTGGCCTTACTGCTGTTGGGCATTGCTGTAACCATTTACATGGTGCTGCAATTCAGATCCGTAGAATCAGGGCTGGCGGCGGCTGAGGAAAATGCAGGACATCTTGAACAACAGATAAAACATGGCAACGACACACCCGAAACTACCCAGCCCACACTGGAACAGATCAAGGAGGCTAAACAGGCGAACGAAATACTAGTGCAACTGGCATTACCTTGGGGCGAGTTGTTCAAAGCATTGGAATCTTCCAATAACGATAAGGTCGCGTTGCTGGCCATACAACCAAATTTAGCCAAGCGTAGCGTTAAAATAAACGGAGAGGCAAAAGACTTTACCTCCTTGCTCAACTATATTGCCCAATTAGAAAAGCGCAAAACCTTAACCGACGTGGTCTTGCTCAATCACGAAATCAATATGCAAATACCGGAAAAGCCGGTGCATTTTGCGTTGACCGCC